The genomic interval CCCCAGCCGGCGGTCGCGAACGGCTGAGCGGCCTTGCCGCTCGGCCCGACGAGACGCGGAGCGGTGCTCCACTGCTCAGGCGTGAGTGACGAGTCGTTGACCGCGGCGATCACCTCGGGGTCCTGCAGCAGGAACGCCGTCGAGCCGTTGGTGAAGCCTGCCACCATCTCGGGGTAGCCCCACGAGACGGAGGAGGGTGGGGAGGCCTCCTTGAACAGGTCGAAGTAGGTGTCGACGGCGTCCTGCGCCTCGGGGGCGGCGAAGATCGTCGAGCCGTCCTTCATCAGGAACGCGTTCTTCACATCGATGTCATCGGCCACGTACGCCTCGATCGCGACGACGACGTTGGTGTTGCCGTTCTTGCCGCCGCGGAACGCGTACCCGAACTGGTTCTTCGCCGGGTCCTGGATCGCCGAGGCCTGCTCGAGCAGCTCCTCCCAGCTGGTGGGAGGGCCGTCGAAGCCGGCTTCCTTCACGAGGTCGGTGCGGTAGAACAGCGACAGACCGTAGAAGCCGTACGGCAGGAAGTACGCCTTGCCGTCGATGTCTGCGGCGGCCTTCGCGTTGTCGGTGAGGTCGTCCCAGCCCTTCCAGCCGTCGAGATCCTTCTTCATGTCGTAGATCCAGCCGTTGTTCGAGAACGGCCCGACGGTGATGTCGCGCACCTCGAGCACGTCGACGCCCTTGCCGGACTGCAGCATCTGCTGGATCTTCTGGTCGGCCTGCTCTGTGGGCGGTGAGACCAGGTTGACCTTGATCTTCGGGTTCTCCTTCTCGAAGTCGGCGAGAAGGCTCTTGATCAGGTCGGTGCGGGCCGGGTTGGTCAGGCTCTCGACCATCTGCAGGGTGACGGTGCCGTCAGCTGCCGGTCCGTCACTGGACGAGCATCCGGTGAGGGCGAGGGCGGCAACGGTGCCGATCCCCACGGCGGTCATCAGGATCTTGTTCTTCACGATGTGCCTTTCGGTGTGTGTGGTGGTGTTCGGGTGCAGTCAGGAGACGATGGTGGATGCCGGGGCGCCGACGCCCGCTCGCTGCAGCAGCAGCGGGACGCAGCGTTCGACGAAGGCGTCGAAGTCGCCTCTCTCGGTGTACAGGTGCGCCGAGAGGCGGAAGTAGCCGGTGCCGCGGAAGCTGGTGAACGCGGTCTCGACGCCGGTCTCGTC from Microbacterium sp. H1-D42 carries:
- a CDS encoding sugar ABC transporter substrate-binding protein, coding for MKNKILMTAVGIGTVAALALTGCSSSDGPAADGTVTLQMVESLTNPARTDLIKSLLADFEKENPKIKVNLVSPPTEQADQKIQQMLQSGKGVDVLEVRDITVGPFSNNGWIYDMKKDLDGWKGWDDLTDNAKAAADIDGKAYFLPYGFYGLSLFYRTDLVKEAGFDGPPTSWEELLEQASAIQDPAKNQFGYAFRGGKNGNTNVVVAIEAYVADDIDVKNAFLMKDGSTIFAAPEAQDAVDTYFDLFKEASPPSSVSWGYPEMVAGFTNGSTAFLLQDPEVIAAVNDSSLTPEQWSTAPRLVGPSGKAAQPFATAGWGIAEGSTQKEAAIKLVEYLSSAGPATEFAKGNSLVPTITSASEDPFYSTGAWASYVEMTDDPETYITVQEPRGESWWTEWIQKSDEDVQNVLLGNMTTSELLKAWDTYWTDKYASSKG